In Blautia sp. SC05B48, a single genomic region encodes these proteins:
- a CDS encoding class I SAM-dependent rRNA methyltransferase, producing MSLAVVTLKKGEGRFLKSGGLWVYDNEIASIMGSFVNGDIVLVRDFDGYPMGRGFINTNSKITVRMLTRDERTEISPEFLKQRVRDAWEYRKKVVDTGSCRVIFGEADFLPGLVVDKFSDVLVVQSLALGIDRLKETIIDALKEVLAEDGIRIRGVYERSDAKVRRQEGMELTKGFIGEEFPTLVQIEENGVKYEVDIRDGQKTGFFLDQKYNRLAIQKLCKGAKVLDCFTHTGSFALNAGIAGAQSVLGVDASETAVLQARRNASLNGLDGTVKFLCEDVFELLPELEEKGEKFDVVVLDPPAFTKSRSSVKNAIKGYREINLRAMRLVKDGGFLATCSCSHFMTYELFTQTIGQAAKNVHKRLRQVEYRTQAPDHPILWSADESYYLKFYIFQVCNDR from the coding sequence ATGAGCCTGGCAGTAGTAACATTAAAAAAAGGCGAAGGCAGATTCCTGAAATCAGGAGGCCTCTGGGTATATGACAATGAGATCGCAAGCATCATGGGAAGTTTTGTGAACGGAGATATCGTTCTGGTCCGGGACTTTGACGGATATCCGATGGGAAGAGGATTTATCAACACCAATTCCAAGATTACAGTCCGTATGCTTACCAGAGATGAGCGTACAGAGATCAGTCCGGAATTTTTGAAACAACGTGTCCGCGACGCATGGGAGTATCGTAAGAAGGTAGTAGATACCGGAAGCTGCCGTGTGATCTTCGGAGAAGCAGACTTTCTTCCGGGTCTTGTTGTGGATAAGTTTTCAGATGTGCTTGTTGTACAGTCTCTTGCACTGGGAATCGACCGTCTTAAAGAAACGATCATAGATGCACTGAAGGAAGTTCTTGCTGAGGATGGGATCCGGATCCGTGGAGTCTATGAGCGAAGTGATGCAAAGGTACGCCGCCAGGAAGGAATGGAACTTACCAAGGGATTTATCGGAGAAGAATTTCCGACACTTGTTCAGATTGAAGAGAACGGTGTGAAATATGAAGTAGATATCAGGGACGGGCAGAAGACCGGATTTTTCCTGGATCAGAAATATAACCGTCTTGCTATCCAGAAGCTCTGCAAGGGGGCGAAGGTTCTGGACTGCTTTACACATACCGGCTCTTTTGCCCTGAATGCGGGAATTGCAGGGGCACAGAGTGTTCTCGGTGTGGATGCGTCGGAAACTGCAGTTCTGCAGGCAAGACGAAACGCCAGTCTGAACGGCCTGGACGGAACAGTGAAATTCCTCTGTGAGGATGTTTTTGAGCTTCTTCCCGAGCTTGAGGAGAAGGGAGAGAAATTTGATGTTGTGGTACTGGATCCTCCGGCATTTACGAAATCCAGAAGCTCTGTAAAAAATGCCATCAAGGGATACCGTGAGATCAATCTCCGTGCAATGCGTCTTGTAAAGGACGGCGGATTTCTGGCAACCTGTTCCTGCTCTCATTTTATGACATATGAGCTGTTTACACAGACCATCGGTCAGGCAGCGAAGAATGTCCATAAGAGACTGCGCCAGGTAGAGTACCGTACACAAGCACCGGATCATCCGATCCTCTGGTCAGCTGACGAATCCTATTATCTGAAATTCTACATTTTCCAGGTATGTAATGACCGTTAG
- a CDS encoding C40 family peptidase: MKKRILCLTLALIISGAQVVSVSATREDEAALQQEMDATNEQLNATYSRLDELSSQKSQIEGEISTLDANLVNVMVSIQTLEGDISNKEADIASTQTNLEKAKNAKQKQYEAMKKRIQYLYEKGGDDAWFQMMLNAENLSDLLTRAEYTQKTYEQDRKSLEKYSNTIQQVANLEAQYTQEKAELEGMKQEYEAESQNLQAQLDEKRATSADYDNEIAYAQQQATDYANLLAEQTAELQRLEAERIAAEEEARRQAEAEAAARAQAEAEEEARRQAEQEAQQDEADESEDVQYDEDGNVIENTDEDTAEDDTEHVDEDADNVIEDDASGDTENTEDNADADYDNSTDASEESAEDTSSDSDSPSYSSGSGSSVVNYATQFVGNPYVWGGTSLTNGADCSGFVQSVYANFGVSLPRTSYEQQNAGTEVSYADAQPGDLICYGGHVAIYMGNGQIVHASNSQDGIKISNDATYRTIVSVRRLV; the protein is encoded by the coding sequence ATGAAGAAAAGGATATTATGTCTGACACTGGCGCTCATCATCAGCGGAGCACAGGTAGTCAGCGTAAGCGCAACAAGAGAAGATGAGGCAGCACTTCAGCAGGAGATGGATGCGACCAACGAACAGCTGAATGCGACTTATTCCAGATTGGATGAGCTTTCCTCACAGAAGTCACAGATTGAAGGCGAGATTTCAACTCTTGATGCCAATCTTGTAAACGTGATGGTTTCGATCCAGACACTGGAAGGAGATATCTCCAATAAGGAAGCCGACATTGCATCTACACAGACCAACCTTGAGAAGGCCAAAAATGCCAAGCAGAAACAGTATGAGGCAATGAAGAAACGTATCCAGTATCTCTATGAGAAGGGTGGAGACGATGCATGGTTCCAGATGATGCTGAATGCAGAGAACCTGTCTGACCTTCTTACAAGAGCAGAGTACACACAGAAGACTTATGAGCAGGACCGTAAGAGCCTTGAAAAATATTCCAATACGATCCAGCAGGTGGCAAACCTGGAAGCACAGTACACACAGGAGAAGGCAGAGCTGGAGGGGATGAAGCAGGAATATGAAGCAGAGTCCCAGAACCTGCAGGCACAGCTGGATGAGAAGCGTGCCACATCCGCAGATTATGATAATGAGATCGCCTACGCACAGCAGCAGGCTACAGATTATGCAAACCTTCTTGCAGAGCAGACTGCAGAGCTTCAGAGATTAGAGGCTGAGCGTATTGCAGCAGAGGAAGAGGCAAGACGTCAGGCCGAGGCTGAAGCAGCAGCGAGAGCACAGGCTGAGGCAGAAGAGGAAGCAAGACGCCAGGCAGAGCAGGAAGCACAGCAGGATGAGGCGGACGAGAGCGAAGATGTACAGTACGATGAGGACGGCAACGTGATCGAGAATACAGATGAGGATACTGCAGAGGATGACACCGAGCATGTGGATGAAGATGCAGACAATGTGATCGAGGATGATGCGTCCGGGGATACTGAGAATACAGAGGATAATGCAGACGCAGATTACGATAACAGCACAGATGCATCCGAAGAAAGTGCAGAGGACACATCCTCAGACAGTGACAGTCCTTCTTACAGCAGCGGTTCAGGATCTTCTGTTGTGAATTATGCCACACAGTTTGTAGGAAATCCTTACGTATGGGGCGGAACAAGCCTTACCAATGGTGCAGACTGCTCCGGATTTGTACAGAGTGTCTATGCGAACTTCGGAGTCAGCCTTCCGAGAACATCCTATGAGCAGCAGAATGCAGGTACAGAAGTATCCTACGCAGATGCACAGCCGGGAGATTTGATCTGCTATGGCGGACACGTGGCTATTTACATGGGTAATGGCCAGATCGTTCATGCATCGAACTCTCAGGACGGGATCAAGATCAGCAATGATGCTACATACAGAACAATTGTATCTGTAAGACGTCTTGTATAA
- a CDS encoding glycyl radical protein — MEKFHIADVPKTDRITHLVDNLYAKMPVIESARAKLITESYKATEDEPIITRRAKAFAHILHNIPIIIRDEELIVGSSTLAPRGCQTFPEYSFQWLEDELDTVATRTADPFYIAEETKAELREVHKYWKGKTTSELATSYMAPEAILAIDHNIFTPGNYFYNGVGHVTVKYEEVLAIGYEGIIAKAQKELDECNVGDGDYAKKSRFLEAVIMSCQAVIDYAHRYAELAEQMAYQCQDPTRKQELLQIASNCTHVPAKGARNFYEACQSFWFVQQLIQMESSGHSISPGRFDQYMYPYYKSDIEAGNLTREFAQELMDCIWVKLNDLNKCRDAASAEGFAGYSLFQNLIAGGQNKDGEDVTNDLSFMCIQASMHVHLPAPSLSVRVWNGSPHEFLIKAAELTRTGIGLPAYYNDEVIIPALQNRGLSLADAREYNIIGCVEPQKAGKTEGWHDAAFFNMCRPLEMVFSNGMDKGVQISVQTGDVTEMKSFDEFYDAYKKQMEYFISLLVNADNAIDVAHAERCPLPFLSCMVDDCLKRGKSVQEGGAVYNFTGPQGFGIANMADSLYAIRKLVYEEKKVTMEELKEALAWNYGKGIDAQAAADITTIVMQKLQENGISVNEQTATAVMTAALGTEPSPEKKARFEEIHKMIDEVPKFGNDIPDVDYFARDVAYTYTRPLQKYMNPRGGHYQAGLYPVSANVPLGGQTGATPDGRYAHTPVADGVSPSAGKDVKGPTAAATSVSRLDHFIVSNGTLFNQKFHPSALAGREGLEKFVALIRGYFDQKGMHMQFNVVDRETLLDAQKHPEKYKHLVVRVAGYSALFTTLSRSLQDDIIRRTEQGF; from the coding sequence ATGGAGAAATTTCATATAGCAGATGTTCCGAAAACAGACAGGATCACACATCTTGTAGATAATCTTTATGCAAAGATGCCGGTGATCGAATCTGCCAGAGCAAAACTGATCACAGAGTCTTACAAAGCAACAGAAGACGAGCCGATCATCACCCGCAGGGCCAAGGCATTTGCCCACATCCTGCACAACATTCCAATCATCATCCGTGATGAGGAGCTGATCGTCGGAAGCAGCACTTTGGCGCCGAGAGGATGTCAGACGTTTCCGGAGTATTCTTTCCAGTGGCTGGAGGATGAGCTGGATACAGTGGCTACCAGAACAGCCGATCCATTTTATATTGCGGAGGAAACCAAGGCGGAGCTCCGTGAGGTACATAAATACTGGAAAGGCAAGACTACCAGTGAGCTTGCAACCTCCTACATGGCACCGGAAGCGATTCTTGCCATTGACCACAATATTTTTACACCCGGAAACTATTTCTACAATGGTGTAGGACACGTAACCGTTAAATATGAAGAAGTTCTGGCAATCGGTTATGAAGGGATCATTGCCAAAGCTCAGAAGGAACTGGATGAGTGTAATGTAGGAGATGGTGATTACGCAAAGAAATCCCGTTTCCTGGAAGCAGTTATCATGAGCTGTCAGGCAGTTATTGACTATGCACATCGCTATGCCGAGCTCGCAGAACAGATGGCATATCAGTGTCAGGATCCGACCAGAAAACAGGAACTCCTTCAGATCGCATCCAATTGTACACACGTACCGGCAAAGGGCGCCCGTAACTTCTATGAGGCGTGCCAGTCCTTCTGGTTTGTACAGCAGCTGATCCAGATGGAAAGCAGCGGACATTCCATTTCACCGGGACGTTTTGACCAGTATATGTATCCGTATTACAAGAGCGATATAGAAGCAGGCAATCTTACCAGAGAATTTGCCCAGGAACTGATGGACTGTATATGGGTAAAATTAAACGACCTGAATAAATGTCGTGATGCTGCATCTGCAGAGGGCTTTGCAGGCTACAGCCTTTTCCAGAACCTGATCGCAGGTGGTCAGAACAAGGATGGCGAGGATGTGACCAATGATCTCTCCTTTATGTGCATCCAGGCGTCTATGCATGTGCATCTTCCGGCACCGTCTCTTTCTGTAAGAGTATGGAACGGATCTCCGCATGAATTCCTGATCAAGGCTGCAGAGCTTACAAGAACAGGAATCGGACTCCCGGCTTATTACAATGATGAGGTTATCATTCCTGCACTGCAGAACCGTGGCCTTTCTCTTGCAGATGCCAGAGAATATAACATCATCGGTTGTGTAGAACCGCAGAAGGCAGGTAAGACAGAGGGCTGGCATGACGCTGCATTCTTTAACATGTGCCGTCCGCTGGAGATGGTTTTCTCCAATGGTATGGACAAAGGGGTACAGATCAGTGTCCAGACCGGCGATGTCACAGAGATGAAGAGCTTCGATGAGTTCTATGATGCATATAAGAAACAGATGGAATATTTCATTTCCCTGCTTGTAAATGCTGATAATGCCATTGATGTAGCACATGCGGAGAGATGTCCGCTTCCATTCCTTTCCTGTATGGTGGATGACTGTTTGAAACGAGGCAAATCCGTTCAGGAAGGCGGAGCTGTTTATAACTTTACAGGTCCTCAGGGATTTGGTATTGCAAACATGGCAGATTCTCTGTATGCGATCCGCAAGCTTGTATATGAAGAAAAGAAGGTGACCATGGAGGAGTTGAAGGAGGCTCTGGCATGGAACTACGGCAAGGGTATCGATGCACAGGCTGCAGCAGATATCACCACCATCGTTATGCAGAAGCTTCAGGAGAATGGCATCAGTGTAAATGAGCAGACCGCAACAGCTGTTATGACAGCAGCTCTCGGAACAGAGCCATCTCCGGAGAAGAAGGCAAGATTCGAAGAGATCCACAAGATGATTGATGAGGTTCCGAAATTTGGAAATGATATCCCGGATGTGGACTACTTTGCAAGAGATGTGGCTTATACTTACACAAGACCGCTTCAGAAATATATGAACCCAAGAGGCGGACATTATCAGGCGGGACTTTATCCTGTATCTGCAAATGTTCCGCTTGGCGGACAGACCGGTGCAACACCGGATGGTCGTTACGCACATACTCCGGTAGCAGATGGTGTTTCCCCGTCAGCCGGCAAGGATGTGAAGGGACCGACAGCTGCGGCAACTTCTGTATCACGTCTGGATCATTTTATCGTATCCAACGGAACACTGTTCAATCAGAAATTCCATCCGTCAGCACTTGCAGGAAGAGAAGGACTGGAGAAATTCGTGGCATTGATCCGCGGATACTTTGATCAGAAGGGCATGCATATGCAGTTTAACGTTGTTGACAGAGAAACACTTCTGGATGCACAGAAACATCCTGAGAAGTACAAACATCTGGTTGTACGTGTTGCAGGCTACAGCGCATTGTTCACTACACTTTCCAGATCTCTGCAGGATGATATCATCAGAAGAACGGAGCAGGGCTTCTAA
- a CDS encoding phosphatase encodes MYLSDMHTHSIASGHGTECTITNMARAAAEKGLRLLGITDHGPGTLAAGTSSYFRSLTYSPKKHFGVELLYGIELNILDRSGTVDLDQELLCKLDYAIASMHAWNYRCGTRAENTEAFINVMKNPCVKILGHSDNTHYPVNYDALARAARETGTIFEINEASLAPYGYRGDTRENCFEILRCCRKYDLPLLLSSDSHGPEHIGDFTYAAEFVHQAMFPEQLILNNQLPRLKVFLQTRE; translated from the coding sequence ATGTATCTTTCTGATATGCATACCCACTCCATCGCCAGTGGTCACGGCACGGAATGTACCATCACCAACATGGCACGTGCAGCTGCTGAGAAAGGTCTCCGGCTTCTCGGGATCACTGATCACGGTCCCGGCACTCTTGCAGCCGGAACTTCCTCCTATTTCCGCAGCCTTACCTATTCTCCCAAAAAACATTTCGGTGTGGAATTACTCTACGGAATTGAACTGAATATCCTTGACCGCAGCGGAACGGTAGATTTAGATCAGGAATTATTATGTAAACTTGATTACGCCATTGCCAGCATGCATGCCTGGAATTACCGCTGCGGTACCAGAGCCGAAAACACAGAAGCTTTTATCAATGTAATGAAAAACCCCTGTGTGAAGATCCTCGGACATAGTGATAACACTCATTACCCGGTTAATTATGATGCGCTTGCAAGGGCTGCCAGGGAAACCGGCACGATCTTTGAGATCAACGAAGCTTCTCTTGCACCTTATGGCTATCGTGGCGACACAAGAGAAAACTGTTTCGAGATCCTTCGATGCTGCCGCAAATATGATCTGCCGCTGCTTCTTTCCAGTGACAGCCATGGCCCGGAGCATATCGGAGATTTTACCTATGCTGCTGAGTTTGTTCATCAGGCCATGTTTCCGGAACAGCTGATCCTCAACAACCAGCTTCCCAGACTCAAGGTTTTTCTCCAAACCAGAGAATGA
- a CDS encoding N-acetylmuramoyl-L-alanine amidase family protein: protein MRKLSRKWKLWGLFFVLMFFAAGATVHTTATDVQAAAKNGFKTEKGKSYYYQNGQKVKGWLTLNGKKYFFNKSTGVQMKRWAKDSKGKRYFYNVNGVKGYMATGWLTDRENNTRYFNPTSGYMTTRWATISNKKYYFYSGSGVAARSVFLTDKKNVTRYFTSKCFMAKGWATNKKQQKRYFDPNTGAMYKGFKKIGSNTYYFYSKSGVMATGWVTNSKKGYKYYFDPSTGVMATGTKTINGKKYTFGSNGVLDTNPGTAAVTGSRTIKNFLANALLPVGKTLYVWGGGHNWSDATRKGISPKWKQWYDSNSSSYNYRYYMDLSEATEQKGLDCSGFVGWSVYQIMQSRSGGPQYTTVSGDIGSLYSGKGMGTIVSQSQLASSNWKLYPGDIGYNSGHTWIVLGQCSDKSVVILHCTPNAGVQISGTPTPSGTYGSQAIKLAETYMSRYPGVSKYDYHESSGNYIRNGAYFRWNRSTLSDPNGYLKKTANQILADLF from the coding sequence ATGCGAAAATTAAGCAGAAAATGGAAACTCTGGGGACTTTTTTTTGTTCTGATGTTCTTTGCAGCCGGAGCAACTGTACATACAACGGCAACCGATGTACAAGCTGCGGCCAAGAACGGCTTTAAGACCGAAAAAGGAAAATCCTATTATTATCAGAATGGCCAGAAGGTAAAAGGCTGGCTTACACTGAACGGGAAGAAATATTTTTTTAATAAATCCACAGGCGTGCAGATGAAGCGCTGGGCTAAGGATTCCAAGGGCAAACGATATTTTTATAATGTTAACGGTGTCAAGGGCTATATGGCAACAGGCTGGCTTACAGACAGAGAGAACAATACCCGCTATTTTAATCCCACCAGCGGATATATGACAACGAGATGGGCCACGATCAGTAATAAGAAATATTATTTCTACAGCGGCAGTGGTGTTGCTGCAAGAAGCGTATTCCTTACAGACAAGAAGAATGTGACCAGATATTTTACCAGCAAATGCTTTATGGCAAAGGGCTGGGCAACAAATAAAAAACAGCAGAAGCGCTATTTTGATCCAAACACGGGAGCTATGTATAAGGGCTTCAAGAAGATCGGCAGCAATACCTATTATTTTTACAGCAAGAGCGGCGTGATGGCTACCGGATGGGTCACAAATTCCAAAAAAGGATATAAATATTACTTTGATCCGTCAACCGGTGTCATGGCTACGGGGACGAAGACGATCAATGGCAAGAAGTATACATTCGGCAGCAATGGTGTCCTGGATACCAACCCGGGTACTGCTGCAGTTACAGGCTCCAGGACCATCAAGAATTTCCTCGCCAATGCATTACTTCCGGTAGGAAAGACTCTTTACGTATGGGGCGGCGGCCACAACTGGTCAGATGCGACCAGAAAGGGTATCAGTCCAAAATGGAAACAGTGGTATGACAGCAATTCCAGCTCCTATAATTACAGATATTATATGGATCTCAGTGAAGCTACAGAACAGAAGGGCCTTGACTGCTCCGGCTTTGTAGGATGGTCTGTATATCAGATCATGCAGAGCAGATCCGGCGGACCCCAGTATACTACTGTTTCCGGAGATATTGGATCTTTATATTCCGGTAAGGGAATGGGAACCATCGTTTCCCAGTCTCAGCTGGCAAGCTCAAACTGGAAGCTTTATCCGGGAGATATCGGATACAACAGCGGACATACCTGGATCGTTCTCGGACAGTGTTCTGATAAGAGTGTTGTGATCCTCCACTGCACACCTAATGCCGGCGTACAGATTTCCGGAACCCCGACACCAAGCGGAACTTACGGAAGCCAGGCAATCAAGCTGGCAGAAACTTACATGTCCAGGTATCCTGGAGTCAGCAAATATGATTATCATGAATCCAGCGGTAATTATATCCGAAACGGTGCATACTTCAGATGGAACAGAAGCACACTTTCCGATCCCAACGGATATCTGAAGAAAACAGCCAACCAGATCCTTGCAGATCTTTTCTGA
- a CDS encoding J domain-containing protein, which translates to MLDPYSVLGVPRNASDDEIKKAYRKLSRKYHPDANINNPNKDQAEEKFKEVQQAYEQIMKEREYGSSSQNGYGGYGNYGGFGNYGNAGSSAYQDEESMRRRAAANYVQSGHFKEAMNVLDSLGQKNGEWYYLAAMANMGMGNNVTALDQIREAVRQEPDNMQYRMLLQRMEGGGGWYQQRQDPFGGMPTAGGDMCDACCRTMACFMCWPGGFFCC; encoded by the coding sequence ATGTTAGATCCATACAGCGTGCTGGGAGTTCCCAGAAACGCATCTGATGATGAAATAAAAAAGGCATACCGGAAGCTGAGCCGAAAGTATCACCCGGATGCCAATATCAATAACCCGAATAAGGATCAGGCCGAAGAAAAATTCAAAGAAGTGCAGCAGGCTTACGAGCAGATCATGAAAGAGCGTGAGTACGGAAGCAGTTCCCAGAATGGTTATGGTGGCTACGGAAATTACGGTGGTTTTGGAAATTACGGAAATGCCGGTTCCAGTGCCTATCAGGATGAGGAAAGTATGCGCAGAAGGGCGGCCGCCAATTATGTGCAGAGCGGTCATTTTAAGGAAGCTATGAATGTACTGGATTCTCTTGGTCAGAAAAATGGAGAATGGTATTACCTGGCTGCTATGGCAAATATGGGAATGGGAAATAATGTAACAGCTCTGGATCAGATCCGTGAGGCAGTCCGTCAGGAACCGGATAATATGCAGTACCGTATGTTGCTCCAGAGAATGGAAGGCGGTGGCGGCTGGTATCAGCAGCGACAGGATCCCTTTGGGGGAATGCCGACCGCAGGAGGAGATATGTGTGATGCCTGCTGTAGGACCATGGCTTGTTTCATGTGCTGGCCGGGCGGCTTTTTCTGCTGCTGA
- a CDS encoding diaminopimelate dehydrogenase: protein MSIRIGILGYGNLGRGVECAIKHNPDTELVAVFTRRDPETVKILTETAKVYSVKDAEKLKDEIDVLIICGGSATDLPVQTPEYVKYFNVVDSFDTHKKIPEHFANVDKAATESGHVGIISVGWDPGMFSLNRMYANAILTNGNDYTFWGKGVSQGHSDAVRRIKGVKDAKQYTIPVEAALEAVRNGENPELTTRQKHTRECFVVAEEGADLARIEEEIKTMPNYFDEYDTTVHFISQEELDRDHSGIPHGGFVIRSGKTGWNNENSHVIEYSLKLDSNPEFTSSVIVAYARAAYRMNQEGQKGCKTVFDVAPAYLSALDGAELRKKIL from the coding sequence ATGAGTATAAGAATTGGTATTTTAGGTTACGGAAACCTGGGACGCGGCGTGGAGTGCGCCATCAAGCATAATCCGGATACAGAGCTGGTTGCAGTATTTACCAGACGTGATCCGGAGACTGTAAAGATCCTTACAGAGACCGCAAAGGTTTATTCTGTAAAAGACGCAGAGAAGCTGAAAGATGAGATCGATGTCCTGATCATCTGTGGAGGAAGTGCGACAGATCTTCCTGTTCAGACACCGGAGTATGTAAAATATTTCAATGTTGTGGACAGCTTTGATACACATAAGAAAATCCCGGAGCATTTTGCAAATGTTGACAAGGCAGCAACAGAGAGTGGACATGTAGGAATCATTTCCGTAGGCTGGGATCCCGGAATGTTTTCTCTGAACCGTATGTATGCAAATGCGATCCTTACAAATGGAAACGACTACACATTCTGGGGCAAGGGTGTCAGCCAGGGACATTCTGATGCAGTCCGCCGCATCAAAGGCGTAAAGGATGCAAAGCAGTACACCATTCCGGTAGAAGCTGCACTTGAGGCAGTAAGAAACGGAGAAAATCCGGAGCTTACCACACGTCAGAAACATACAAGAGAGTGCTTCGTAGTTGCTGAGGAGGGTGCTGATCTTGCACGTATCGAGGAAGAGATCAAGACCATGCCGAATTACTTTGACGAGTATGATACAACGGTACATTTCATTTCTCAGGAAGAGCTGGATCGTGACCACAGCGGTATTCCACACGGCGGTTTTGTGATCCGCAGTGGAAAAACAGGCTGGAACAATGAGAATAGCCATGTGATCGAGTACAGCCTGAAGCTGGATTCCAATCCTGAGTTCACATCTTCTGTGATCGTTGCCTATGCAAGAGCTGCATACCGTATGAATCAGGAAGGACAGAAGGGCTGCAAGACAGTATTTGATGTTGCACCTGCATATTTAAGTGCCCTTGACGGAGCAGAGCTTCGCAAAAAAATTCTGTAA
- a CDS encoding cysteine-rich small domain-containing protein, producing MEKPYWEGKEYSYFSHKKCEYFPCHKGADPENFNCLFCYCPLYALGDKCGGNFRFTESGIKDCTECKLPHRRENFGYVTGKYSELAEIVRKQREK from the coding sequence ATGGAGAAGCCATACTGGGAAGGCAAAGAATACTCTTACTTCAGCCACAAAAAATGTGAGTACTTTCCATGCCATAAAGGAGCAGATCCGGAGAACTTCAACTGTCTGTTCTGCTATTGTCCTTTATATGCACTGGGAGATAAATGTGGTGGTAATTTTCGCTTTACGGAAAGCGGCATCAAAGACTGCACCGAATGCAAGCTTCCTCACAGAAGAGAGAACTTCGGATATGTTACAGGTAAATATAGCGAGCTTGCGGAAATTGTACGGAAGCAGCGGGAAAAATAA
- a CDS encoding DUF5685 family protein has protein sequence MFGYVTVNKPEIKFKDFDVYRSFYCGLCRELRERYGIPGQISLTYDMTFVVLLLSALYEPPTKKGTSRCVVHPLKPQPVRKNTVTEYCADMNVILTYYKCMDDWQDEHKPLHYAYARILKNCGNMHMSDYPEKIQRIRSALEELSSLEKQRETDVDRVAGCSGHIMEEILAFRKDVWESSLRRLGFYLGKFIYILDAYDDVEKDAENGNYNPFLEKHKIEGFEEEVRRLLMMMLAECCREFEKLPIIRYGDILRNILYSGVWCRFAAIGQKRREEREKEKRC, from the coding sequence ATGTTCGGATATGTGACCGTTAATAAACCGGAAATAAAATTCAAGGATTTTGATGTGTACCGTTCTTTTTACTGCGGCCTTTGCAGAGAACTTCGGGAGAGATACGGGATACCGGGGCAGATATCACTGACTTATGATATGACATTTGTGGTCCTTCTTTTAAGCGCCCTTTATGAACCGCCAACGAAGAAGGGAACTTCCAGGTGTGTGGTCCATCCGCTGAAGCCCCAGCCGGTACGTAAAAATACAGTAACTGAGTACTGTGCGGATATGAATGTGATCCTTACCTATTACAAATGTATGGATGACTGGCAGGATGAACACAAACCACTGCACTATGCATATGCAAGAATTCTGAAGAATTGCGGAAATATGCATATGTCTGATTATCCGGAGAAGATCCAAAGGATCCGAAGCGCACTGGAGGAGCTTTCTTCCCTGGAAAAACAGAGGGAAACCGATGTGGACCGTGTAGCCGGGTGTTCCGGACATATCATGGAAGAGATTCTGGCCTTCCGTAAGGATGTCTGGGAATCGTCCCTGCGCCGTCTGGGATTTTATCTCGGAAAATTTATCTACATCCTGGATGCTTATGATGATGTGGAAAAAGATGCAGAAAACGGAAATTACAATCCTTTCCTTGAAAAACATAAGATAGAAGGGTTCGAGGAAGAGGTACGTCGGCTTCTTATGATGATGCTTGCAGAATGCTGCAGAGAATTTGAAAAGCTGCCGATCATCCGATACGGAGATATCCTTCGAAATATTTTATATTCCGGCGTCTGGTGCCGCTTTGCGGCAATCGGACAGAAGCGCAGGGAAGAACGGGAGAAAGAGAAAAGATGTTAG